Proteins co-encoded in one Brassica rapa cultivar Chiifu-401-42 chromosome A02, CAAS_Brap_v3.01, whole genome shotgun sequence genomic window:
- the LOC103853155 gene encoding LOW QUALITY PROTEIN: histone acetyltransferase HAC1 (The sequence of the model RefSeq protein was modified relative to this genomic sequence to represent the inferred CDS: substituted 1 base at 1 genomic stop codon) — protein MNVQAHLSGQVSNQGNMSQQNGNSQMQNLVNGGGGAPGLGPSRNDNDLLRLRQGMRIKIFSILQQKQPSPADDASKAKYMDVARRLEEGLFKIANSKEDYLNQSTLESRLASLIKGRHMNNYNQQRHANPSSVGTMIPTPGLQHSGGNPNMMMTSSVDAAMDGSNNITTTAMNTANMLNPGGMLGGNMSNGYQHSSSNFGLGSGGNIASMSSQRNTGQMMPTPGFVNNSINSNTQSYLNVEASNSNNSVGFSAAPMMVPQPYQQQQQQPRQDMGGQNSRILHNLGSQMSVGLRPGMQQKMSNVSNSSINGGVGMNAKSVDTLQRSGMQGEGYGTNNVDPFHSGNLYGAATSVGTLTDTQNTNTASFQSMSGNSSSLSHQQQQFQQQPNRFQQQPNQIQQHQQQFLQQRQLKQQQSQQQQRFMSQDAFGQNHVASDMVTHVKHEPGIENPSNSIHSQTHEQFQLSQFQNQYQNNADDRHAGSQILPATSQSDICTPVPQNSQQIQQMLHPQGMASDSINSFNNLSVGVKSESGLQGHWQSQSQEHTQMSNSMSNERHIQDDFRQRMSGTDEAQPNNTSGGSIIGQSHISTTSESPTPQNPVGTTCRYGNENQDPRFRNQQKWLLFLRHARNCKAPEGKCPERNCVTVQKLWKHMDSCAAPQCSYPRCRPTKTLINHHRSCKESNCPVCIPVKAFLQQQANARSLARLKTESGAAKSVNGGGISNDAVQTSAGALSCASPSADISNHLQPSLKRLKVEQSSQPVEVETESCKSSVISVTEAQSSSQHAERKDHRHSDVRASSKYFEVKAEVCEGSVQARPGFKERKSGIAENIPKQRPVIEPVKQDLPDASPRQEKCKMEKVSESLKEESLVESKPPPKSGKAEIKGVSLTELFTPEQVREHIRGLRQWVGQSKAKAEKNQAMEHSMSENSCQLCAVEKLTFEPPPIYCTPCGARIKRNAMYYTVGAGDTRHYFCIPCYNESRGDTILAEGTPIPKARLEKKKNDEETEEWWVQCDKCEAWQHQICALFNGRRNDGGQAEYILLXQSKRKPLPQSAVLGAKDLPRTILSDHIEQRLFKKLKQERTERARAQGKSFDEVPTAESLVIRVVSSVDKKLEVKPRFLEIFREDSYPTEFAYKSKVVLLFQKIEGVEVCLFGMYVQEFGSECAFPNQRRVYLSYLDSVKYFRPEVRSYYGEALRTFVYHEILIGYLEYCKLRGFTSCYIWACPPLKGEDYILYCHPEIQKTPKSDKLREWYLAMLKKASKEGIVAETINLYDHFFMQTGECRAKVTAARLPYFDGDYWPGAAEDLIYQMSQEEDGRKGNKKGMLKKTITKRALKASGQTDLSGNASKDLLLMHKLGETIHPMKEDFIMVHLQPSCTHCCMLMVSGNRWLCSQCKYFQICDKCYEAEQRREDRERHPANFRDKHALYPVEITDIPADTRDKDEILESEFFDTRQAFLSLCQGNHYQYDTLRRAKHSSMMVLYHLHNPTAPAFVTTCNACHLDIETGQGWRCEVCPDYDVCNSCYSRDGGVNHPHKLTNHPSLADQNAQNKEARQLRVLQLRKMLELLVHASQCRSANCQYPNCRKVKGLFRHGIQCKVRASGGCVLCKKMWYLLQLHARACKESQCHVPRCSDLKEHLRRLQQQSDSRRRAAVMEMMRQRAAEVAGGSG, from the exons TTGGAACAATGATACCCACTCCAGGGTTACAACATAGTGGTGGGAATCCAAATATGATGATGACGTCCTCTGTTGATGCTGCAATGGATGGAAGTAATAACATCACAACTACTGCTATGAACACTGCAAACATGCTAAATCCTGGTGGCATGCTCGGAG GTAACATGTCTAATGGATACCAGCATTCATCGAGTAACTTTGGTCTTGGTTCTGGAGGGAACATTGCATCAATGAGCTCGCAAAGAAATACTGGCCAGATGATGCCTACCCCTGGATTTGTCAACAACAGTATTAATAGCAATACCCAGTCTTACTTGAATGTTGAAGCTTCCAATTCCAACAATAGTGTTGGATTTTCTGCTGCTCCCATGATGGTTCCTCAGCCTtatcagcagcagcaacaacaaccgAGGCAGGATATGGGTGGCCAAAATAGTCGTATCTTGCATAATCTTGGGAGTCAAATGAGTGTTGGCCTTAGACCTGGGATGCAGCAAAAAATGTCTAATGTGTCTAACAGCTCCATAAACGGTGGTGTTGGGATGAATGCAAAAAGTGTTGATACCCTTCAGCGTTCAGGAATGCAGG GTGAAGGATATGGCACAAATAACGTTGACCCTTTTCATTCTGGAAATTTGTATGGTGCTGCAACATCTGTTGGGACGTTGACAGATACTCAGAATACCAATACGGCAAGTTTTCAGTCTATGTCTGGAAATAGCTCTTCTCTG TCACATCAACAGCAGCAATTTCAGCAACAGCCTAATCGGTTTCAGCAACAACCTAATCAAATTCAACAACATCAGCAGCAGTTTCTACAGCAACGGCAATTGAAGCAGCAGCAGAGCCAGCAGCAGCAGAGATTTATGAGTCAAGATGCTTTTGGGCAAAACCATGTGGCCTCTGACATGGTTACACACGTTAAACATGAACCTGGAATTGAGAACCCTAGCAATTCTATCCACTCCCAAACTCATGAGCAGTTCCAGCTTTCTCAGTTTCAAAATCAATACCAGAACAACGCAGATGACCGTCATGCAGGTTCTCAGATTCTCCCTGCCACAAGTCAGAGTGATATTTGCACACCAGTTCCCCAAAATAGCCAACAGATACAGCAGATGTTGCACCCGCAGGGTATGGCTTCCGACTCTATTAACAGTTTTAACAACCTTTCTGTTGGAGTGAAATCAGAATCCGGTCTGCAAGGTCACTGGCAATCTCAGTCACAAGAACATACTCAAATGTCTAATAGTATGTCGAACGAACGGCACATTCAAGATGATTTCCGTCAAAGAATGTCAGGAACGGATGAAGCTCAGCCCAATAATACGTCTGGAGGGTCTATTATAGGTCAAAGTCACATCTCCACTACATCAGAATCTCCCACTCCTCAGAATCCTGTTGGTACCACTTGTAGATATGGAAACGAAAACCAAGATCCGAGATTTAGAAACCAACAGAAATGGCTCCTGTTCCTACGCCATGCTCGCAACTGCAAAGCCCCTGAAGGGAAGTGTCCCGAGCGGAATTGCGTTACGGTTCAGAAGCTCTGGAAGCACATGGACAGTTGCGCTGCACCTCAGTGTTCATATCCTCGTTGCCGCCCCACGAAGACACTGATTAATCACCATCGAAGTTGTAAGGAATCCAACTGCCCTGTGTGTATTCCTGTGAAGGCCTTCTTACAGCAACAGGCAAATGCTCGGTCCCTAGCTCGTTTAAAAACCGAAAGCGGTGCTGCGAAGTCAGTAAATGGAGGTGGAATATCCAATGATGCAGTACAGACCTCTGCTGGAGCACTCTCTTGTGCTTCGCCTAGTGCTGATATTTCAAATCATTTGCAACCTTCTTTGAAACGGTTGAAGGTGGAGCAGTCTTCTCAACCCGTCGAAGTTGAGACGGAAAGTTGTAAAAGCTCTGTTATCTCCGTAACAGAAGCACAATCATCATCTCAGCATGCTGAAAGGAAAGATCATAGGCACAGTGATGTACGTGCATCTTCAAAGTATTTTGAAGTGAAAGCTGAGGTTTGTGAAGGTTCTGTACAGGCACGACCCGGttttaaagagagaaaaagtggAATTGCTGAAAATATTCCCAAGCAAAGACCAGTCATTGAACCTGTTAAACAAGATTTGCCCGATGCCTCACCTCGGCAAGAGAAGTGCAAAATGGAGAAAGTATCTGAGTCACTGAAGGAAGAAAGTCTGGTAGAGTCTAAACCTCCACCAAAATCTGGAAAAGCAGAGATAAAGGGTGTTTCATTAACTGAATTGTTCACCCCTGAGCAAGTGAGAGAACATATCCGTGGTCTCCGTCAGTGGGTTGGCCAG AGTAAAGCCAAAGCAGAAAAGAATCAGGCTATGGAGCATTCAATGAGTGAGAACTCATGTCAACTATGTGCAGTGGAGAAGCTTACCTTTGAGCCGCCACCTATATATTGTACCCCTTGTGGTGCCCGCATCAAGAGAAATGCTATGTATTACACCGTAGGAGCTGGTGACACTCGTCACTACTTTTGTATTCCATGTTATAATGAATCCCGTGGGGACACTATACTCGCTGAGGGGACGCCCATACCTAAGGCAAGACtcgagaaaaagaaaaatgatgaaGAGACCGAAGAATGG TGGGTCCAATGTGATAAATGTGAGGCCTGGCAGCATCAGATCTGTGCTTTGTTTAATGGGAGAAGGAATGACGGAGGGCAAGCTGAGTATATATTGCTATAACAAAGTAAGAGGAAGCCTTTACCTCAGAGTGCTGTTCTTGGAGCGAAAGACCTTCCGAGAACAATTCTCAGTGACCATATTGAGCAGCGGCTGTTTAAGAAGCTGAAGCAGGAAAGAACAGAGAGAGCCAGGGCTCAAGGAAAAAGTTTTGATGAGGTGCCTACTGCCGAGTCCCTTGTGATTAGAGTTGTTTCATCTGTTGACAAGAAGCTGGAAGTCAAACCTCGGTTTCTTGAAATTTTTCGGGAAGATAGTTACCCAACAGAGTTTGCATACAAGTCCAAG GTGGTTCTGTTGTTCCAAAAGATTGAAGGTGTAGAAGTTTGCTTATTTGGGATGTACGTCCAAGAGTTTGGTTCTGAATGCGCATTTCCTAATCAACGCCGAGTTTATCTCTCTTATTTGGATTCTGTAAAGTACTTTAGACCCGAGGTTAGATCTTATTACGGAGAGGCCCTGCGCACTTTCGTTTACCACGAAATCCTG ATCGGTTACCTAGAATACTGCAAGTTGCGTGGTTTCACGAGCTGCTACATATGGGCTTGTCCGCCTCTCAAGGGCGAGGACTATATCTTATATTGCCATCCAGAAATACAGAAGACGCCAAAATCTGATAAACTACGAGAGTG GTACTTAGCAATGTTGAAAAAAGCTTCAAAGGAAGGCATTGTTGCAGAAACTATAAATCTATATGACCATTTCTTTATGCAAACCGGTGAATGTAGAGCTAAGGTTACTGCAGCTAGGCTCCCGTATTTCGATGGTGACTACTGGCCAGGTGCAGCAGAGGATCTTATATACCAAATGAGTCAAGAAGAAGATGGCAGAAAGGGGAATAAGAAAGGAATGCTAAAGAAAACAATTACAAAAAGGGCTCTAAAAGCTTCTGGGCAGACTGATTTATCTGGGAATGCATCCAAGGATCTGCTGCTAATGCATAAA CTTGGTGAGACCATTCACCCTATGAAGGAGGACTTTATCATGGTCCACCTGCAACCTTCTTGCACACATTGCTGTATGTTGATGGTATCTGGAAATCGTTGGCTCTGCAGTCAGTGCAAATACTTTCAGATTTGTGATAA GTGTTATGAAGCTGAACAGCGGCGTGAAGACAGGGAAAGGCATCCTGCTAATTTCAGGGATAAGCATGCGTTGTACCCT GTTGAGATTACAGATATTCCTGCAGATACAAGGGACAAAGATGAGATACTAGAAAGCGAGTTTTTCGACACAAGGCAAGCGTTTCTGAGTCTTTGTCAAGGGAACCATTATCAGTACGACACGTTGAGGCGGGCAAAACATTCATCAATGATGGTCCTTTATCATCTGCATAACCCAACTGCTCCTGCGTTTGTCACGACCTGCAATGCGTGTCACCTCGACATTGAAACTGGTCAAGGCTGGCGCTGTGAAGTATGTCCAGACTACGATGTGTGCAACTCTTGTTACAGTAGAGATGGTGGAGTTAATCATCCTCACAAGTTGACTAATCATCCATCCCTAGCTGATCAAAATGCTCAGAACAAAGAAGCAAGGCAGTTGCGAGTCTTGCAG CTGAGGAAAATGCTGGAACTTCTGGTACATGCATCACAATGTCGTTCTGCAAATTGTCAGTATCCAAATTGCCGGAAAGTGAAGGGACTATTCCGACATGGTATACAGTGCAAAGTGCGTGCTTCGGGAGGCTGTGTTCTATGCAAGAAAATGTGGTATCTTCTGCAACTCCACGCTCGGGCCTGCAAGGAATCTCAGTGCCATGTACCTCGTTGCAG TGACCTGAAGGAGCATCTGAGAAGATTACAGCAGCAATCAGATTCAAGGCGAAGAGCAGCTGTGATGGAAATGATGAGACAGAGAGCTGCGGAAGTCGCTGGAGGATCAGGGTAA